TGGAAAGCGACCCTTGAAGTGATTAGATCTTAGATTTATAGCAGTAGAATTCAGAAAAATATTCGACAAATCCCCTTTTATGTGGTTGTCAGATAGATCGATAGCTTCAACATTTGAAGTCCAATTCCAAAACCAACTTGGAGCCTTGCTTGAAATTCCTGACGTTGACATATCCAAAAACCCGAGGGATCTTTGTGATTGTAGCCATGAAGGAAAATTAGGACCTATCTTGATTGAGCTCATGGAGACATACTCAAGTTGAAAGGGGGGAACCCAATTGGAATTGACATTGAAGAACAATTGTGTTTGAGACATAGAGAGATCCTTTagttttgatagttttttgaaatgcCCTTCATTTATTGTTCCTGTTAAGAAATTATTTTGGATATATAACTCCTCTAGATTTGAGAGAAGCCCAAGACTCTTTGGAATGGTGCCATTCAACTGATTTTGGTTGAGGGATAATGTTCTCATATGAGATAAATTCCCAACAGATAAAGGGGTAGGAccatttaaagaattaaaagagAGATCGAGATATGTTAGATGCTTAAGCTGGCCTAATGACTCTGGAATTTTTCCAATTAGATGATTGGGATACAAGGATAGATATTCCAATTTCTCTAAATTGAAAATGCTAGGCGGTATCTCGCCTTTCAAAGAACTATCGTCTAGGTAAAGCTTTAAGAGACTTGTACTGAGATTAGAGAACCAATTAGGTATCTCATGATTGAAATGATTTCCAGAAAGATAAAGTACTTGAAGAGATGTGAAATTGACAAATCCAAGAGATGGATTCAAACTATCAAGCTTACAATTGGACAAGTATAGCTCAGAAAGAGAGGAGAACTTACTCATTATTTGAAGCCAATCAGCTTCTTTGTGAAGGTCAACTGAGCTTAGGTCAATGTATTGAATGGAAAAAAGACCAGACATCCAATAAAGATTATCTGCATAGAGATCAAAATTAGATCCAAGATACAGATAGCAAAGGCTTGAAAGGTTCCCAAGCTGATGAGGAATGAGTCCAGAGAAGTTGGCGTCTGAGAGGTCAAGATGTGTGAGATTACCCATTGAGCCAAGGAAAGTTGGAATAGGAGTACGATTAAAGTCATTGAAACTCAAGTCCAAGTAATTCAAAAACTCTAATTTAAGCAATGAGCGACTAATTTCACCCCCTATCCCGGTATACGCTAGGTGGAGCTCTGTGACTCGACTGGTTTTGTTATCACAATGAACACCATCCCATCTACAGCAATCTTCTTGGCTAGACCAGGATGAGAGTAAGTTGAAAGGATCAATGAGGCCTCGTTTGAGGCTAAGAAGTGCTTGCTTGTCTTTTTCATTGCAAGAGACCTCATTTGACATTGTTTTGAAGAAGCTTAAACTGAAGGTAGCAGCAAAGAACCATAGTAAGAAAAGCACATGAGTTGCATAAGAGACACCCAtaacaaaggaaaaacaaaaacgaagGAAGAGAAGCTGAGTGTGAGTAGTGGAGGTGATGCAATTGGAGACTACTAGCTCGTGATAATATATACTGATGAATCTACTGGGTGTGAACTGATAATATATTCTGATGAGACTTTGACTTGTTCAAAAAATTATAGTGATTCTTCAAAACAATCATTATCttatcaatataattttttcaatgaaGACTTTGACTTGTTGACTTAAGCCAAACGCCAAAAGATCAATACCGTCTTTCACTTTAACGTGTAgaaataattgtttattgtgtATCAAAGTCATCAAGACTTTGAcctatttaccttttttttttttggttcggTGACTTGTTTTGCAAAGTCATCAGGAAAGGTTTTTTATCCAATGAGCACATTGTATATGTCTTTGGTCTAACCTTCGGCATTTTGTCCCTTTCTTTCGGTTTTGTTACTCCTATattgcagaaaaataaaatctcatgTATGGAACTCTGTTTATTGCACAAAAGTAAATTCTTATTTAAGTTCAGCATTAAATGACATGATTGCGGATTGGTTACTATTTAAAGGTTGATACCTTTGCCCAATATTCTACTAGTTGATATAAACAATAAGATCTATTTAAATTTAGACATTGGATATTCATTGGAAAAAGTAATGTAGTAATTCTTGTGCTTGTGGTTTCCTAAGTCCCAGCAATTTAGATCTACTCATCAGCCAAATTTGGgcacttcaaagttcaaactattGCAGTGCCCATGCATGCTACAATGAGTGGAACCCCAGCTATTCAATAACCATAATATTCCAGACTAGCCAATTACTGCTATTGTTGCCACACCTGTATTGGCATGACAACAACACCAGCGACACCATTACTTCGGGGATTCCATCCCCATGCATGCGCGGAGAATTCCCCTTGTCTTCCAATCCCTCCATTGTCCTTTATGTCCTTACAGCGTGTAATTTGGATCCTCAAGATCTTGCAAAACTAGAGGCATGTAGAGATCATATTAAGTGCTAAAAAGCAAATGCGTTTTAGTTGGGATGTTTTATGTTAGAAGCTTTATTCTAATTAAAGTCCATGCTGATATGTTCCCAATATCATTTTGCATGACCATCCTAGAAGGGCTGATCCTTATCTATATTGACCTATTCATTTCTAGtcagtttttgaaaaatcagtTTGTCCAAGTACTTATGCTCTGATGGAGTTAATATTTGGATCAAATTTTCCATGCTAAAGGTTGGTTTTTTGGTGAACTAATTTCCATCAGTGCTTTTGATACAATAATTAAGGAATGAGCATCACTAGAATTAGATTAGAAAATGAGAGTacacaaaaaatacacatttggAAATTCATTTAGAGGACATTTGTCTAGAACACAAGGCTCATGATTGATTAAAATCTCATATGACATGATTTCATTAGTGATAATATGGGCTTTAAGccaaaccctcataaatcaatgCTCACCCCACACAAGTAATGAGATGTGCTAGATTAATTGGACACAATAAAAATCCCCTGTTACATTTTATCTGTCACCAATTGCCATTTGctatatgtcattttttttcctaataaagtAATCAAGTTGATGATGACAAAGAAAATCAGACATAATATAATATAGCTGGTGGAACATAAACTTGAACACTCATAGCAAAACAATGGACTTTTATATTCCACTTGACGATCAATTTTCACATTGCCGCTTAGATTTCTTCACTAGCATCAATGTTATCAGacttttttacttcttttggtTAACAATTCACTTCCCCCACTGTGGCATAATTTTCCATTATGCATTTTCCACCGTGTGGCATAATTTTCATGTAAGACCATGTCAAACGTCCAACTTCTAGATTTCTTCATTAGTATCATTGTTATCAGACTTTTTGACTTCTACCCTCAACCAAATTTGGGCACTTCAAACTGTGGTAGTGCCCATGGATGCTACAATGAGTAAAACCCCAACTATTCAATAACATTGACATTCCCAACCATCCAATTATTGCTATTGTTACCACACCTGTATCAGCATTCCAAACCCTCCATTGTCCATTTGTCCTTCATGTCCTTATAGCATGTAATTTGAATCCTCAAGATATTCCAAAACTAGGGACAAGTAGAGATTATTTACATTTGAGAATggaattctttaatttttaacatgTTTATACATTTAGCTCCAATAGCTCAACTGCTCAAGACAACTTGGACATGGCACCACTGAAGAGGTCTATCAGGTTGTGAACATTTTTATGTTCTTAGACCAGAGACGATGAATGCAAGATTATGTGAAGGAACTATATTTCTCAGCCAGCAAGAAAGGAAGCAAGTTTCTGTTACAATGGTTTAGAACTTTTATTGACAACATTGCAAagacaaaaaaagtaaaaacaattgAGGAAAGAACTTTGAATGGATTGAAATGGACCGAGATGGAGTAAAGTGGATCGTCTGGACTGAATgaaccaaattggaccgaagtgGATTGAACggaccaaaatggactgaaCTGGACTAAAATGGACCAATGTGGACCGCAATAGACAGCTGTGGACTTATATAGACCAAAGTgtaccaaaatggaccaaaatgaaCTGAAATAGACCGAATTTGACCACAATAGACCGAATTGGACTGAAAGGactaaagtggaccaaaatggagtgaatggaccgaagtggacaAAATGGGGCGCAGTGGAACAAATACATCATCTAGAAACAACCAAGACACAATTTGGAGCATGCATGAATTAAAAGAGTAAAATTTTGAAGCTTAAAACTGTATGATTAAAGAAATTCCCAAGTTTTTAAACCCTAGATTAGGAAAGTGCAGAAATTCAAACAATGTAGGGCAACGAACTCCTTAAAAAATGGGATATGTGAGTTATTGGTCAAATGGTCCTCTTTGATGTTCAAAATCAACATTTTGAGTCAATTGTTCGATTGGGCTATTTAGCCGTgacctgaaatttttttttctagggatAATCCTTAGAGGTACTGAATTTTCTAGTTGCAGAAGAACGGATTTGAAAACGTTAGAGAAGGATCTAAAGGTCAAAGATTTATTATCCAAGTCCAAGGCTTTCCAGATTCCACTCTTCTTGCAACTGTTAGGTTTGGTGATTtggaaaataattattatcaaattaatattattttccaaATTATCTCATTTAGGTTTCAACCTAAAAATTTAGGCACTAAGAGAATATAATAGATGCGTATAGTATACAGAAATGATTGTTCAATTTATACATGTAgtaaagaatataaagaatattGCAAATACATTATGCCATGTGTTGTGTATTGTCGTTGTGGAAAAGGTCATGTTTACGTGTTGCTCCCATGGGGTTgctgaaaaataataataataatttttttttataggctGAAATCAGAACATCCACCTTCACAATACTTCAATCTCCACATCACTAATTACATAATATCCAGATCATGGCCCACATATTGCCCCCATTGATAGGATCATTGAAAGTATTTCATGACAAAGAATTTAATCAAGAGAAGGGCGGGCCCTTCCCTTAAGCGAGTTAGGCAGTTGTCTAAGGCCCTAAGTGGAAGGAagaccccaaaattttagaaaataagagggagtagggaaaaaaaataatagtaagaaAAGCACATGAGTTGCATAAGAGACACCCATgacaaaggaaaaacaaaaatgaaggaagagaaGCTGAGTGTGAGTAGTGGAGGTGACGCAATTGGAGACTACTAGCTCGTGATAATATATACTGACGAATCTATTGGGTGTGAACTGATAATATATTCTGATGAGACTTTGACTTGTTCAAAAAATTATAGTGATTCTTCAAAACAATCATTATCatatcaatataattttttcaatgaaGACTTTGACTTGTTGCCTTGAGCCAAACGCCAAAAGATCAATACCGTCTTTCATTTAACGCGTAGAAATAATTGTTTATTGCGTATCAAAGTCATCAAGACTTTGACCTatttaccttcttctttttttttggttcggTGACTTGTTTTGCAAAGTCATCAGGAAAGGTTTTTTATCCAATGAACACATTGTATATGTCTTTGGTCTAACCTTCGGCATTTTGTCCCTTTCTTTCGTTTTTGTTACTCCTATattgcagaaaaataaaatctcatgTATGGAACTCTGTTTATGCAAATCTGTTTGCACAAAAGTAAATTCTTATTTAAGTTCAGCATTAAATGACATGATTGCGGATTGGTTACTATTTAAAGGTTGATACCTTTGCCCAATATTCTACTAGTTGATATAAATAGTAAGATCTATTTAAATTTAGACATTGGAAATTCATTGGAAAAAGTAATGTAGTAATTTTTGTGCTCGTGGTTTCCTAATTCCCAGCAATTTAGATCTACTCATCAGCCAAATTTGGGcacttcaaaattcaaactatAGCAGTGCCCGTGGATGCTACAATGAGTGGATCTCCAGCTATTCAATAACCATAATATTCCAGTCCAGCCAATTACTGCTATTGTTGTTGCCACACCTGTATTGGCATGACAACAACACCGGCGACACCATTGCTTCGGGAATTCCATCCCCCATGCACGTGCGGAGAATTCCCCTTGTCTTCCAATCCCTCCATTGTCCTTTATGTCCTTACAGCGTGTAATTTAAATCCTCAAGATCTTGCAAAACTAGAGGCATGTAGAGATCATATTAAGTGCTAAAAAGCATATGCGTTTTAGTTGGGATGTTTTATGTTATAAGCTTTATTCTAATTAAAGTCCATGCTGAAATGTTTCCAATATCATTTTGCATGACCATCCTAGAAGGGTTGATCCTTATCTATATTGACCTATGTATCTCTAGtcagtttttgaaaaatcagtTTGTCCAAGTACTTATGCTCTGATGGAGTTAAAATTTGGATCAAAATTTCCATGCTAAAGGTTGGTTTTTTGGTGAACTATTTTACATTTCAGTGCATTTGATACAATAATTAAGGAATAAGCATTGCTAGAATTAGACTAGAAAATGAGAGTatacaaaaaatacacattCGGAAATTCATTTAGAGGACATTTGTCTGGAATCGATTAAAATCTCATATGACATGACTCCATTAGTGATAATATGGGCTTTAAGtcaaaccctcataaatcaatgCTCACCACAAACAAGTGATGAGACGTGCTAGGTTCATTGGACAGAATAAAAATCCTCTGTTACATTTTATATGTTATGAATTGCAATTTGctacacataattttttttttcctaataaagcAATCAAGTTTATGATAACAAAGAAAATTGAACAATCATAGCTGGTGGAACATAAAATTGAATACTCATAGCGGAACATTGGACTTTCATTCCACTTGATGATCGTTTTTCACATAGCCACTTAGATTTCTTAATGTATCAATGTTATCAGACTTTTTGACTTCTTTTGGTTAACAATTTACGTAGGATCATTGAAAGTATTTCATGACAAAGAATTTAATCAAGCGTACATACAAGCATGATCGGTTTAGTTTTGCAAATGCAATAGCTCAAGAATTATAGGAAAGTAATATTAGATTAAAATGTTCATAAGCATCCACAATACAATACACAAAAAAGGATTTTAACGAATTAAGGACACTTTGAAAATATGGAAAATTTGTCTACAATGAGCATACAATTGGGTTCATCAATGACTCAAACGAAATCCAAACCTATGTTAATTCATCACCAAGATCATTAAAACCTAGAGCAAACCACACATAATAATACCTactatgaaaaaatttaaaatgaatttttatccTATTCTGTGGGCTCCAAAGATTCTGTCAAAGACATGTTAAATTTATATCCAAGGTTCTAATTCCACTAGTTTGAgcccaaaaatccaaattttataaatctaTAGGATCTAACAAAACCATACCAATTTTGGTTACTTTAACTTAACTTTATGATTAAAgaacacatatatacatacctTAACACAATCTAGTAAATTCAACTTGAAAACAGGTGTTGACAGTTCCTAAAATTCCCAAATAAGTCTCAACAATTCCCGAAAAAACCATTTTGAAAAACTCATGGCAGACAAAGGCTTGATGTCAACATAGACTTGAAATCTCAGTAGTACCCATTGAAGTCACATTTTGTGGGGTTGGTCCTAGCCATCAAGATCACATCATTCCATGGTGAATAATGCAGTTCGTCGGTTAGTTAAGGTTTGAACTACATGGGATCACACAAAAGGAAACATCATTTGTGCTTTCTTTTGCCAATGCATTTGTGCTTTGGAAAACATCAGAAGAAGAGGTTTTTGGCATGGAAAACTGAAAGCATAATTTCATACTCACCAATTCAATGAGTTTCACTCATTATTTGATTTACGTTTCATTCTATTGAACCACATCAACATAGTATTTCGGTTAACTTAAGTCTAATTCGGTTAATTTCAATGCATTTACCTAAGAATTTAGGTTGAGAAATGAGAATACCTATTCTAAAtcgaaatttattaaaaaatacatattaaaaaaagtgatattattatttttaattgttcaatttAATGATTTGTAgtattatctttctttattccCCCTCCCCCGTTTAGctgatattattattttagtttttgagtgAGTTACACAATTTTAGTGTTTTGAAaagatataatttgaatttgaagacCAATTGAGGATAAAATTGTCTAAGATATTAGGGAGAGGCAATGAATTGATGAAAgagtaataaagaaaaagaaaagtgtggAAGGAGTTCtttctaaattaaagtagatgaatgTGTAAAGGCAAAgcatatgaaaatttaaaattatctaagatattattagaaaatttttttttttgtcaaagatGATGTGTAAATTCAattggttaatatatttaatattataaataaaactagGGGAACAAatcaataaagaaaataatgatGTGGCTGGTGATATAGCTTAAAAGGAgcgtagtatttattgttattacgTTCCTGTTGAGCCTCATTAGTATAGCATTTCGTTCCATTCAGTCCATTTTAGtacatttatttaaaaatgggTAAAGACAGGTTTGGGTCAAGAATACCTATTctaaattcaaatatattaaaaaattatataaatgacaacatttaataatattatttttaattgtttaatttaatgttttgtgatattatctttctttatattattCCACCCTTAGctaatattagtattttaatgtTTGAATAAATTACATATGTAAGGATTGGATTTGGCAGCTCAAGCCCGCTTAGAAGAGTAGTGCCCTGCGACTATACCCAAGCCTAAACAATAGAACTATTTTGTATAGAGGTGGGAAGACAATTTCAGTATCGTTGCAAGCTAAACCTAAGACCATTGAAGTGGTTCTTGGATAAGGGAGCATAAACCGAATAGTTGTTGATAAAAAAAGTCCTCCTTGGTCACTTCCGAGAAAGAGTTCTTATAGAAG
The sequence above is drawn from the Castanea sativa cultivar Marrone di Chiusa Pesio chromosome 5, ASM4071231v1 genome and encodes:
- the LOC142634076 gene encoding receptor-like protein EIX2, with translation MGVSYATHVLFLLWFFAATFSLSFFKTMSNEVSCNEKDKQALLSLKRGLIDPFNLLSSWSSQEDCCRWDGVHCDNKTSRVTELHLAYTGIGGEISRSLLKLEFLNYLDLSFNDFNRTPIPTFLGSMGNLTHLDLSDANFSGLIPHQLGNLSSLCYLYLGSNFDLYADNLYWMSGLFSIQYIDLSSVDLHKEADWLQIMSKFSSLSELYLSNCKLDSLNPSLGFVNFTSLQVLYLSGNHFNHEIPNWFSNLSTSLLKLYLDDSSLKGEIPPSIFNLEKLEYLSLYPNHLIGKIPESLGQLKHLTYLDLSFNSLNGPTPLSVGNLSHMRTLSLNQNQLNGTIPKSLGLLSNLEELYIQNNFLTGTINEGHFKKLSKLKDLSMSQTQLFFNVNSNWVPPFQLEYVSMSSIKIGPNFPSWLQSQRSLGFLDMSTSGISSKAPSWFWNWTSNVEAIDLSDNHIKGDLSNIFLNSTAINLRSNHFKGRFPLLSENVKVLNIANNSYSGPTSTFLCQKVIRKNKVVVLDASNNLLSGELSHCWRYWKSLIHLNLGSNSLTGRIPYSMGALVNLQSLRLQNNNISGDIPSSFKNCSNFGLIDIGNNHLTGIIPPWIGEMTNLLVLRLRSNEFKGRIPPQICQLSSLRVLDLADNSLFGVIPNCLKNISAMALPEPNIQVFPFEPLKYMYGYVSYIENLKLVPKGKELEYARNLEFVKIIDLSNNNLSGSIPAEICVLFELRFLNLSRNHLMGKIPEKIGSMKELESIDLSRNHLSGIIPPSVSNLTFLSYLDLSYKNFYGRIPSSTQLQSFDALSYVGNPQLCGDPLPKNCTIEEESLKRSPTGSAEDDSINSSFYLGMGVGFAAGFWAICGALFFNRTWRHSCFRFSDDIRDWIYVNTVIKLNWLLKS